From the Gossypium hirsutum isolate 1008001.06 chromosome A02, Gossypium_hirsutum_v2.1, whole genome shotgun sequence genome, the window TAGATAAGTAATTGTATCCTTACAGTCCTCATGCAAATATGCCAATCCTTTGGCTGCACCAAAAGCAATTTTCATTCTGGTTGACCAGTTCATAACTGGCCTCTCTTTTCCTGCGTGTTAAGTTTCATCCAGTTAAAACCTAAGTATCATGGATAAGATAAGTACAATACTACATCCTTAACCTAAGTTGCGATCTCAAATTTATACTTCTGTCCACTATGCCTGTTCAAAAACTAGTTAGTATCATGATTATACAAAACACTTCTTGTTTCACACAATAGAATATGACTTACCCATCTATTATCCATCACATGCAAGAAAAAAATGCACAATCTCTAATGTTCATTTTCTCAGAGCCAGTTAGGTGGGTAGAGTGGGGTGGGGTGGAAGAGGGATTTAACCACCAACAACTCACCGTGTAAATGAAATTCTAACGTGTTGTTTGGGACAAATTCATAAACAAGCAACCTCTTCTCGCCAATAATGCAGTATCCAACTAGTGAAACAAGATGTCTATGATGAACACAGCTAATGATGTCAACCTCTGCTTGAAACTCACGCTCACCCTGTCCACTTCCAGCTTTTAACTGCTTAATTGCAACTACTTTCCCATCTTTTAGCACTCCCTTGTGGACATAACCAAAACCTCCTTGACCAATGAGATTAGAATCAGAGAAATTATCCGTTGCCAATGCTAAATCTTCATAAGTAAATGCACCCAATGACTGTCCCATGGCCAATCCTGAGGAAGGTGATGGATTAGATGGCTTTTCTGAGCCCAAACTAGTACTCGTTGAAGGAGGGTCAACATAATTATAAACATGTGGTGTGATTCCTGGCGGAGTAGTAGGTTTCGGCAGAACAGCAATTTGAGGAGCACTCTGCTGCCAATGTTGAGGATCAACTGGATGTATAACAACATGCAAGATTTAGTGTCAATTCCTTTCACTTTGAAAACCATTGGTTTCTTTTCTACCACATGAGACTGTAATCATAAAGCAAACGCTGTCCAACTAAAACATATAATACAAGTATGAAACAGAAGAATGCCTtgaccaaatcaaaataaaagcaacTAGAAAGTACACAATATAATATTTGTTGCTAATCAAACATAACTAGAAACAAACTTCGAAATTACTGCTGCTTATCTTTACAGCACTGGGGATAAAATTACTAAAGTGTTGATACCAGTGGACGCCTCCTTATCCCAGATATGCATATGTGTTTGTTTACTAGACATGCATGCATGGATGTTCTTGTATGCATGTATGGCCATGCATGTATCATGGCTTGAAAGCTGAAATGGATCAAACTCATTCTTTTGTAAATggtttaaaaaatcaaattagcaTGGGAAAATTACAAATGACAACTATGATAAGAGCAATAAAACTGATTCTTGCATCCTAATTAACAAAAGACTACGATAACTTATAAATTCATGACAACTTTAAATCCTTAATAAAAGTAACTCGTTCAAGCTGCATACTTTAGGTCTTCTCAGTCAATTGATTCAAGTGAACTCCAAAAGAAAATTATGGCTTACCATATACCATTAAAGCATCAATAACGCAGATCTAGGTCATAAGCATATGTTCTTATGTATACAACATAAACCAATGAAAACCAAAAGCCAATGTTTGAAGGAAATCCCAATgatattttactataaaataCGGGAAGGAACTCAAGATTCAATATAATCTATATTGAACCAAAaatcttattttctttatttttaaacaacATTATTATACTCTAAACACtgataaacaaacaaataaatagataatACAAAGTTGACAAAATGTAGACAAATATAGTTAACATGATTTAACAATAGTAACATTAAAAAAACAATAGTACGATACAATACAAACAAAACAAACACTTCAAAATTAAACCTAGATTccataaaaacaaataatattaaaaactaaagtCACATTTTCTAAGCCAACTGCAACTAATGGTACTTCAGAAATATAGGATAAATATACAGTCCGGAGGAAGTGTTATGAACTACATTAAGTGCAagtaattatttcataaaaataaaacaaagatggACTGACTGACCTCCTTGAGGATGAGCTCCAGCAAGCTTCTTCTTTCTCCTCCTataaaaaattacgaaaatgCCCACTCCAATCAGCACAATTAACGCTCCCATCCCTGCCCCAACGATAAGCCCCGCTAATGTCCCAGGCGGTAAGCCCCCGCTCGGCGAAGGCGGCGGAGGTAGCGTAGCATTCGGAGAATCAGCCCCCGGAGGCGGAGGCGACACAGGGGTTGAAGTATTAGTAACTGGCGGCGTAAGGGAAGGAGAAGGAGGAGAAGAAGTAGTGTTGGGAGTGGAAGGCGGCGACGTCGGCGATGGAGATGGTGGTGTAGCCATCTCCGGTGAGGTTTCGATAAAATCgaggatttgaattttttttttctttcctgttATTTTCTTTATGCTTGAGGTTTTTTTTGGGGAGGGGGGTTCAATTCAACCTCAATGCTTGAGGTTTGAACTTTGAAACAGAGTCGAAGGAATTTTGCTTATGAATGATTGGGTGGGAGAAAGAATTTGGACCAAGTGGGGCCCGCTTCTGACAAAGAAATGAGTAAATCAAAAAGAGGCACAACGGCGTCGTATTTGGCTTTTTATTGTTTTTACTGACAAAACTCTGCTGTCCGTGTCTGATTGTAGTGAGAAAATGTAGCTTACTTGCAACGtgtgatttatttttaatttttttcggcGGTTTTAtgtttacaaaatataaaatgtaaagtACCCATTAAATTCCTCGATCAATTTTTTTcggtaaaaaaaacaaatatcaaataatatttattaacgtttataagcttaatatcttgctttctatttcaatttttttataaaaaatttaaatctaaaagtaaatatttattttaatattttaattatatttggtgttgttgaaataaaataatataaatcaaaatctaaaatttaggaatatttattttgatttgatagttaagATTATTTAGATTATCATGattcttattttaaaaatacacatttactttgaaataaaaaatagtgggCATAAATTTATACTTCAAAGTTGAAActaaaaaagatgataaaaactCTAGTAAAGAATAACAAAtcttcaaaataagaaaaaaatataatgacttatttagttctctaactttacaaaaaaataatcattttagtcttcatttaattttttacccTTTTTAATTCTTACACTTATGGACACGTGAATTATTACATGAACAAGTTAACAAATGTGACAGTTGagaataaataataattgtaccaaataattataatttaaatttagtacaCAATATCCATGTTGAGTATGAAGAATTTTTGGATATGAGACTGATTTTACTTGTTTCCAAtaaagatttatttttaaaaaaataatacgaAAACTTGGTGAGATGAtgagaggaaaaataaaattatgattgCGGGTCGACCTAACTTCCGAGTAATATTAGGGTTTTCCTAAAATgtaagaaatttattttaaaaagcaATTCTTTGATGTTCACACATCAATTTTACTACTTTTCAATTTTTGTAacattatttatttgaaaaatgcaaaaaataaaaattattatttatttattattaatttatataattatttacacTCCTAATTGAGTTGACGTTATCCTCCATTGGGTCACCAATTcggttaaaaattttacaatttgagagTACTTTAATCGTTAATTTGTCACTAAATAAagtcttattttaatatttttatatattttaattttattatgcacactttattacttCTGTTAATTGTGTGTGTAtgtatattaataatatatttgattgagttgatgtcacAATTTAACTCGACTCCGACTCAAGGTTGATGACAGAACAatgataaacaatttaatctttttttaattttaatattctacatatttaatatgttattattatttagtttcaGCCATATGTTTTAtcatttattgtatgttatttttaaacacatatttatgaTTTCTATATGTATATGCGTGTGataatatttctaataattaattaatgttaCTTATACGAATTCAACTTAAACTCAACTaaaaactttattatttaaaaaaataattatttatataatatcaatttaataatataatgaataataaaactattttgttttttcaaatttgtggttatatatttataactttgcaacttcaaaataaaaataatatttttaaaaataattaaaaataattattaaattttataaatgtaaTGGCTAAAAAGATTTTTATCCAAATAATACAATCACAATTGCAAgtattttgaattgataaattctgtcaaaattttaaattttctggTACAagcacattttttattttatataatttaaaaaataattatttgatagaGGTGTAGTTTCTTAATTTCATAATCAAAGATTGCAAATATTTAATTGTTCTTTTTTTCTATATAAACGAGaacatggaaattttttttaacctaTCTCGTGGGATTAAAATTTCTTTTTGCGTTGAATGTATTACGTAATAGGATAAATTATAAGGATAGCCGTAATTTAAACACTCACGTTATATAATTCGGTTATTTTAGTCACTCCTGTAAAAATcacaaacggtaagttaatatggtaattaaaaaaattaacccacaaaatttataaatattttcaatttgatcctgattctaaaaaaaatttaaaaaatatataaatattttaataatgaattttaaaaaatgtataaaaataaaaacattattgacaaaaaataataattatatatataagaaataaataactaaaatataataataaatttaaatttttatattaataatattagtattaatattaaattaaaaaaaaaacaccctCC encodes:
- the LOC107951921 gene encoding proline-rich receptor-like protein kinase PERK15, translated to MATPPSPSPTSPPSTPNTTSSPPSPSLTPPVTNTSTPVSPPPPGADSPNATLPPPPSPSGGLPPGTLAGLIVGAGMGALIVLIGVGIFVIFYRRRKKKLAGAHPQGVDPQHWQQSAPQIAVLPKPTTPPGITPHVYNYVDPPSTSTSLGSEKPSNPSPSSGLAMGQSLGAFTYEDLALATDNFSDSNLIGQGGFGYVHKGVLKDGKVVAIKQLKAGSGQGEREFQAEVDIISCVHHRHLVSLVGYCIIGEKRLLVYEFVPNNTLEFHLHGKERPVMNWSTRMKIAFGAAKGLAYLHEDCKPKIIHRDIKAANILLDESFEARVADFGLAKSSLDTDTHVSTRVMGTFGYMAPEYASSGKLTEKSDVFSFGVVLLELITGRRPVDKTQPFFDDSIVDWARPLLSQALEHGNFDAFVDSRLQKDYDSDEMTRMVACAAACVRHSARNRPRMSQVLRVLEGNMPLDNLNEGITPGHSRVFGSFESSDYSSAQYKEDMKKFRKIALESQELPSSEYSVVTSDYGVNPSSSSTEGQQSTQIETSKGEKETKDVSGSS